A region from the Muribaculum gordoncarteri genome encodes:
- a CDS encoding CCA tRNA nucleotidyltransferase: MTPSQKIDTPLFHSVGSIADSMNRQCYVVGGYVRDLFLCRHSKDIDFVTVGSGIEVAEAVAKHLGRGARCNVFKNFGTAQVKFRDTELEFVGARRESYSHDSRKPVVEDGTLDDDLSRRDFTINAMAMSVNRDNFGELIDPYDGVGDLDRQLIRTPLDPDITFSDDPLRMMRAIRFATQLGFTIYDETFEAISRNASRIKIISHERIADELMKIMSSPVPSIGWTLLMNCGLLSYILPELEAMKGVETVNGRGHKDNFYHTLTVLDNVARKSDNVWLRWGALLHDIAKPVTKRWDGKSGWTFHNHNFIGAKMVPRIFRNLRLPLNEKMKYVQKLVELHMRPIALVEDEVTDSAVRRLLFDAGDDIDELMTLCEADITSKNQVKVRQFLDNFALVRRKMVELEEKDRIRNFQPPVSGEEIMEIYGLSPSREVGQIKESIKNAILDGVIPNERDAALEYMHQVAAKMNLHPLNP; the protein is encoded by the coding sequence ATGACCCCGTCACAGAAGATAGATACACCTCTCTTTCACTCAGTAGGCTCTATTGCCGATTCCATGAACCGCCAATGCTATGTCGTCGGCGGCTATGTACGCGACCTGTTCCTATGTCGACACTCCAAGGACATCGACTTTGTGACCGTAGGCAGCGGAATCGAGGTGGCCGAGGCTGTAGCCAAGCATCTCGGACGGGGAGCGCGATGTAACGTGTTCAAGAATTTCGGAACGGCGCAAGTGAAATTCAGGGACACGGAGCTTGAATTTGTTGGAGCGCGTCGCGAGTCCTACAGTCACGACAGCCGTAAACCCGTAGTTGAGGACGGTACTCTCGACGACGACCTGTCAAGGCGTGACTTCACTATAAACGCCATGGCCATGAGCGTAAATCGTGACAACTTCGGTGAGCTTATCGACCCCTATGACGGAGTCGGCGACCTCGACCGTCAGCTGATACGCACGCCCCTTGACCCCGACATAACCTTCAGCGACGACCCTCTGCGCATGATGCGCGCTATACGCTTCGCCACTCAGCTTGGATTCACTATCTACGATGAAACATTCGAGGCGATAAGCCGCAATGCGTCACGCATCAAGATTATATCCCACGAGCGCATCGCCGACGAGCTTATGAAGATAATGTCGTCGCCTGTCCCCTCGATAGGCTGGACGCTACTTATGAACTGCGGACTTCTCTCCTACATTCTGCCCGAACTTGAAGCGATGAAGGGAGTTGAAACGGTCAACGGCCGCGGACACAAGGACAACTTCTACCACACTCTTACCGTACTCGACAACGTGGCACGCAAGAGCGACAATGTATGGCTCCGTTGGGGTGCCCTGTTGCATGACATCGCCAAACCCGTGACAAAGCGCTGGGACGGAAAATCGGGATGGACTTTCCACAACCACAACTTCATCGGAGCCAAGATGGTTCCGCGCATATTCAGGAATCTGCGACTTCCGCTCAACGAGAAGATGAAATATGTGCAGAAACTCGTAGAGCTGCACATGCGTCCCATTGCATTGGTCGAAGACGAAGTAACCGATTCGGCCGTAAGGCGATTGCTCTTTGATGCAGGCGATGACATCGACGAGCTCATGACTCTGTGCGAAGCCGACATAACCTCCAAAAATCAGGTCAAGGTGCGACAGTTTCTCGACAATTTCGCACTCGTAAGGCGCAAGATGGTGGAGTTGGAGGAAAAAGACCGCATCCGCAATTTCCAGCCGCCGGTATCGGGCGAGGAGATCATGGAGATATACGGCCTGTCGCCTTCACGCGAAGTAGGACAAATAAAAGAGAGCATCAAAAATGCCATACTCGACGGAGTAATCCCCAACGAGCGTGACGCGGCCCTTGAATATATGCACCAAGTAGCCGCAAAAATGAATCTGCATCCCCTCAACCCTTAA
- a CDS encoding M24 family metallopeptidase, translated as MELHALTPIDEINLRIAKIRSAMIQQNLDAILISDNANIYYVTGRVINGYVYLPADGDVTYFIRRPLELKGDNIHYIRKPEQIAEYLEAKGIEQPRNLGLELSVTDYMTVERLSKLFPSSTISNASQVLRVSRAVKTPFELEMLRRSGVKHAMVYRHIPNLYQDGMSDIELQIEIERASRLEGCLGQFRISGGSMELFMCNILTGENADTPTPYDFAMGGGGLDPSLPVGANGTIIKPGMTVMVDANGNFTGYMTDMTRVFSLGNVEPLAYEAHECSIKICRELEKLGTPGTPASQLYERAIEIVTQHGLEHYFMGHAQKAGFIGHGVGIEINELPVIAPRSKDILQLNNVIALEPKFVIPQIGAVGIENTYIVTANGLERITNAPEHIISLD; from the coding sequence ATGGAATTACATGCATTGACCCCGATTGACGAAATCAACCTTCGCATTGCCAAGATACGCAGCGCCATGATTCAGCAGAATCTTGACGCCATTCTCATATCCGACAATGCCAACATATACTATGTGACAGGCCGCGTGATAAACGGCTATGTCTACCTGCCGGCCGACGGTGATGTCACATATTTTATCCGACGCCCGCTTGAGCTGAAAGGCGACAACATCCACTACATCCGCAAGCCCGAGCAAATCGCCGAATACCTTGAGGCTAAAGGCATCGAGCAGCCGCGCAACCTCGGCCTCGAGCTGAGCGTGACCGACTACATGACCGTCGAGAGGCTGTCGAAGCTGTTTCCCTCCTCGACCATAAGCAATGCGTCGCAGGTTTTGCGTGTGTCACGGGCCGTCAAGACACCCTTCGAGCTGGAAATGCTGCGCCGTTCGGGCGTGAAACACGCCATGGTCTACAGGCACATCCCCAACCTCTATCAGGACGGCATGAGCGACATAGAGCTGCAGATAGAGATTGAGCGAGCATCGCGTCTTGAAGGATGCCTCGGACAATTCCGCATAAGCGGTGGGTCGATGGAGCTTTTCATGTGCAACATCCTCACCGGTGAGAATGCCGACACCCCCACCCCCTATGACTTTGCAATGGGAGGCGGAGGTCTTGACCCGTCACTGCCCGTAGGTGCCAACGGCACGATAATAAAGCCCGGCATGACCGTCATGGTCGATGCCAACGGTAACTTCACCGGCTACATGACCGACATGACCCGCGTGTTCTCGCTCGGCAATGTAGAGCCTCTCGCATACGAGGCCCATGAATGCTCGATAAAGATATGTCGCGAACTTGAAAAGCTCGGCACTCCCGGCACTCCGGCATCACAACTGTATGAACGCGCAATCGAGATTGTGACACAACACGGCCTTGAACACTACTTCATGGGCCATGCCCAGAAAGCAGGATTCATAGGTCACGGCGTAGGCATCGAGATAAACGAGCTCCCGGTAATAGCTCCACGCTCCAAGGACATCCTGCAGCTCAACAACGTGATTGCCCTTGAGCCAAAGTTTGTAATCCCGCAGATTGGAGCCGTAGGCATCGAGAACACCTACATCGTCACCGCAAACGGGCTTGAGCGCATAACCAATGCTCCCGAGCACATAATAAGTCTTGACTAA
- a CDS encoding gliding motility lipoprotein GldH, translating into MTHLPKLLSIIAIMTLCLGACVPGHNDFSEFRNLPAEGWLYGDTVKFVPSIEDSTATGLLTVAIRHNNEYEFSNLWLEITRNTPGGVLRRDTVNLELSDIYGRWHGNGFGASYQYSDTVEYPASIINGSPLMVRHIMRVDTLCDIEQIGITFVSPKK; encoded by the coding sequence ATGACACACCTGCCTAAACTACTTTCCATAATAGCAATAATGACATTGTGTCTGGGAGCATGCGTTCCCGGGCACAATGATTTTAGTGAATTCAGGAATCTGCCTGCCGAAGGTTGGCTTTACGGCGACACAGTCAAATTCGTCCCGTCGATCGAGGACTCGACAGCAACCGGACTGCTCACCGTAGCAATACGCCACAACAATGAATATGAGTTCAGCAACCTGTGGTTGGAGATTACGCGCAACACCCCCGGAGGCGTCCTGCGGCGTGACACCGTAAATCTTGAGCTATCCGACATTTACGGGCGTTGGCACGGCAACGGTTTCGGCGCAAGCTACCAGTACAGCGACACGGTGGAATATCCCGCTTCGATAATAAACGGCTCTCCGCTAATGGTTCGACACATAATGCGTGTCGACACACTATGCGACATTGAACAAATAGGTATCACATTCGTTTCTCCTAAGAAATGA
- a CDS encoding PSP1 domain-containing protein has translation MAKEFDDKCRRELSECDRCSKCTEGNCSSKCAPRGKLHCYNWLDDIPGGYADFDMVEVQFKNTRKGFYKNSSNLQLSIGDMVAVEASPGHDIGMVTLTGRLVAIQMKKANVRPDAEIRRIFRKAKANDLEKYEEAKAKENDTMIRSRKIAESLKLNMKIGDVEYQGDGNKAIFYYIADERVDFRQLIKVLAETFKVRIEMKQIGARQEAGHIGGIGPCGRPLCCSSWMTNFVSVATSAARYQDISLNPQKLAGQCAKLKCCLNFEVDTYVESVKRMPSREIALETLDSTYYHFKTDIFKREITYSTDKSMPANLVTISADRAFEVITMNKRGEKPEKLALEDNEKPKPPKEFVELVGQDSVTRFDKAKKKKRKNGNNAPQPNQPKERNKQEGGEPKQQQQRPPRPPKPNGNSSKDGGGNRQPRPDNNGQRQQPKRDNKRNDNRQPQRDGNNNRRDNGNKPSTQPSNDTPA, from the coding sequence ATGGCAAAAGAATTTGACGACAAATGCCGTCGCGAGTTGTCGGAATGCGACCGATGCTCCAAGTGCACGGAAGGCAATTGCAGCAGCAAATGCGCTCCGCGAGGCAAGTTGCATTGTTACAACTGGCTCGATGACATTCCCGGCGGATATGCCGACTTCGACATGGTCGAGGTCCAATTCAAGAACACCCGAAAAGGGTTTTACAAAAACTCGTCCAACCTGCAGCTCTCCATCGGCGACATGGTTGCCGTAGAGGCTTCACCGGGTCACGACATAGGCATGGTGACGCTCACCGGACGCCTTGTGGCTATCCAGATGAAGAAAGCCAATGTGCGTCCCGATGCCGAAATACGCCGAATATTCCGCAAGGCAAAGGCCAACGACCTCGAAAAGTATGAAGAGGCCAAAGCCAAGGAGAACGACACGATGATACGTTCGCGCAAAATCGCCGAAAGCCTCAAGCTGAACATGAAAATCGGCGATGTCGAGTATCAGGGCGACGGCAACAAGGCGATATTCTACTACATCGCCGACGAGCGTGTCGACTTCCGACAGCTCATCAAGGTTCTTGCCGAAACATTTAAGGTGAGAATCGAGATGAAGCAGATTGGCGCACGCCAGGAAGCTGGTCACATCGGCGGTATAGGCCCGTGCGGACGACCGCTGTGCTGCTCGAGCTGGATGACCAACTTTGTGTCGGTGGCTACAAGCGCGGCACGCTATCAGGACATATCGCTCAACCCGCAGAAACTTGCCGGACAGTGTGCCAAGCTGAAATGTTGCCTCAACTTCGAGGTCGACACTTATGTCGAAAGCGTAAAGCGCATGCCTTCGCGTGAAATCGCCCTCGAAACCCTCGACAGCACCTACTATCACTTCAAGACCGATATATTCAAGCGCGAGATAACCTACTCGACCGACAAGTCGATGCCGGCCAATCTGGTGACTATAAGCGCCGACCGGGCATTTGAGGTGATCACAATGAACAAGCGCGGCGAGAAGCCCGAAAAGCTGGCATTGGAGGACAACGAGAAGCCCAAGCCGCCCAAGGAGTTTGTCGAGCTTGTTGGCCAGGACAGCGTGACTCGATTTGACAAAGCGAAGAAAAAGAAGCGCAAAAACGGCAATAACGCACCACAGCCCAATCAGCCCAAGGAGCGCAACAAGCAGGAGGGCGGCGAGCCCAAACAGCAGCAACAGCGACCGCCACGCCCGCCGAAGCCCAACGGCAATTCCAGCAAGGATGGAGGCGGCAACCGTCAGCCAAGGCCCGACAATAACGGTCAACGCCAGCAGCCCAAGCGTGACAACAAGCGCAATGACAATCGCCAGCCGCAACGTGACGGCAACAACAACCGTCGCGACAACGGCAACAAACCGTCAACTCAACCGAGCAATGACACACCTGCCTAA
- the rny gene encoding ribonuclease Y — MTSLLIYVLVGIAAAVIGLAIGVAIQKSSARSQAKTIIEEAQQESEMIKQKKLLEAREEELQIKAEAEKQANQRLTKIQAAEARIKQRELQLNQQQGDIARRRNENEAIKANLDAQSQVLESQKTELDKLTRTAQDTLEHISGLSADEAKEKLIESLRDEAKTAAASYINDIMDEAKLTANKEAKRIVVQSIQRVATETAIENSVTVFHIDSDEIKGRIIGREGRNIRALEAATGIEIIVDDTPEAIVLSGFDPVRREIARLALHQLVADGRIHPARIEEVVAKVRKQIEEEIVETGKRTAIDLGIHGLHPDLIRLVGKMKYRSSYGQNLLQHSRETANLCAIMASELGLNPKKARRAGLLHDIGKVPDEEPELPHALLGMKLAEKYKEKPEICNAIGAHHDEIEQTTLLAPIVQVCDAISGARPGARREIVEAYIKRLNDLEQLALSYPGVIKTYAIQAGRELRVIVGADKIDDVETEKLSAEIAKRIQDEMTYPGQVKITVIRETRSVSFAK; from the coding sequence ATGACATCATTATTAATATACGTCTTAGTGGGCATAGCGGCGGCCGTCATAGGTCTGGCCATAGGAGTGGCCATCCAGAAGTCATCGGCACGCAGCCAAGCCAAGACAATAATCGAAGAGGCTCAACAGGAATCGGAGATGATTAAGCAAAAGAAACTGCTCGAAGCACGCGAAGAAGAACTACAGATAAAAGCCGAAGCCGAAAAGCAAGCCAACCAGCGCTTGACTAAGATACAAGCGGCCGAAGCCCGAATCAAGCAGCGCGAACTGCAGCTTAATCAGCAGCAAGGCGACATAGCCCGCCGTCGCAACGAAAACGAAGCAATAAAGGCAAACCTTGACGCACAGTCACAAGTGCTTGAAAGCCAGAAGACCGAGCTCGACAAGCTCACCCGCACCGCTCAGGACACCCTGGAACACATATCGGGACTGTCGGCCGACGAAGCAAAGGAAAAATTAATCGAATCACTGCGTGACGAAGCCAAGACAGCAGCGGCCAGCTACATCAACGACATCATGGATGAAGCCAAGCTCACCGCCAACAAGGAGGCCAAGCGCATCGTAGTGCAGTCGATACAGCGCGTAGCCACTGAAACGGCTATCGAAAACTCGGTCACCGTGTTCCACATCGACTCCGACGAAATCAAAGGTCGCATCATCGGTCGCGAAGGCCGCAACATACGCGCACTTGAAGCCGCTACCGGCATTGAAATCATAGTCGACGACACCCCCGAGGCCATCGTACTTTCAGGATTTGACCCCGTGCGCCGCGAAATCGCCCGCCTCGCCCTGCATCAGCTCGTGGCCGACGGCCGCATCCACCCCGCCCGCATCGAGGAAGTGGTGGCCAAGGTGCGCAAGCAGATCGAAGAAGAAATCGTGGAAACCGGCAAGCGAACCGCCATCGACCTCGGTATCCACGGATTGCACCCCGACCTGATTCGCCTCGTTGGAAAGATGAAATATCGCTCAAGCTACGGACAGAACCTGCTCCAGCACTCACGCGAAACAGCCAACCTATGTGCAATCATGGCTTCGGAACTCGGCCTCAACCCCAAGAAGGCCCGTCGCGCCGGACTGTTGCACGACATAGGCAAAGTGCCCGACGAGGAGCCCGAACTGCCCCACGCACTGCTGGGTATGAAGCTCGCCGAGAAATACAAGGAAAAGCCCGAAATATGCAACGCCATAGGCGCCCATCATGACGAAATCGAGCAGACAACACTGCTTGCACCCATCGTACAGGTGTGCGACGCCATATCAGGCGCCCGTCCCGGCGCTCGCCGCGAAATCGTGGAAGCCTACATCAAGCGCCTCAACGACCTTGAGCAGCTCGCACTCTCCTACCCCGGAGTAATAAAGACCTATGCTATACAGGCCGGACGCGAGCTCCGCGTAATCGTAGGAGCCGACAAGATAGACGATGTCGAAACCGAAAAGCTGTCGGCTGAAATCGCTAAGCGCATTCAGGACGAAATGACCTATCCGGGCCAAGTAAAGATAACTGTAATCCGCGAAACTCGTTCGGTAAGCTTCGCCAAGTAA
- the zapA gene encoding cell division protein ZapA, with the protein MKDKLNITIRLADLDPMAMSVKLQEEEIVRSAEYNVNLVWSKWMEAYKKNKTSKEVLAMVAYQFAKMYLEQRQQSQATQEVLTQFEDELDQMLLKVE; encoded by the coding sequence ATGAAAGATAAACTGAATATAACTATACGCCTTGCCGACCTCGACCCGATGGCCATGTCGGTGAAGCTTCAGGAGGAAGAAATCGTTCGTTCAGCCGAGTATAACGTGAATCTCGTCTGGAGCAAATGGATGGAAGCCTACAAGAAAAACAAGACTTCAAAGGAAGTTCTGGCCATGGTGGCCTATCAGTTTGCCAAAATGTATCTTGAGCAACGCCAACAGTCACAGGCCACCCAAGAGGTTTTGACACAATTTGAGGACGAACTCGACCAAATGCTTCTGAAGGTCGAATGA
- the cls gene encoding cardiolipin synthase, giving the protein MAWYYALLIAAYVGTIISLVAVVLSENRNPVKSLAWITVLLMVPVLGVIFYIFFGRSLKNTRMITRRNRRRLRKRESFRSIDINTIPFSDESIQQVKLAQTLSGAIYYPGNKVEIFTSGQAKFDSLMADIENARQYIHLQYYIFDDDRIGTRIGELLMRKAREGVKVRIIYDHIGSIKTKNKFFKQLREAGVMVYPFFRVTFPHFATRINWRNHRKIVIIDGTIGYIGGMNIADRYIYGTGEGPWRDTHLRITGPAVGALQYSFAVDWSFMGQPLLEETTDTNIPDAPGFTSGIQMLTSGPTSHWSNIAMMFHKAIAGAKQCVYIQTPYFLPTESLLRTLQTVALSKVDVRLMIPARSDSSILTYASFSYIQECLRSGIKVYLYEPSMMHAKTVIVDDEFVSVGSTNFDFRSFEYNFESNVFIYSHAVNSRMREIFLEDQKKCMRVSSNQWRKRPATQKVKESLVRLLSPVL; this is encoded by the coding sequence ATGGCCTGGTATTACGCACTGCTAATCGCCGCCTACGTTGGCACCATAATAAGCCTCGTAGCCGTCGTGCTATCGGAAAATCGCAATCCGGTAAAGTCGCTCGCGTGGATAACGGTGCTGCTGATGGTGCCGGTGCTCGGCGTCATCTTCTACATATTTTTCGGCCGAAGCCTGAAGAACACGCGCATGATCACACGCCGCAACCGCAGGCGACTGCGCAAGCGCGAGTCATTTCGCAGCATCGACATCAACACTATACCCTTCAGCGACGAGAGCATACAGCAGGTCAAGCTGGCGCAGACCCTGTCGGGAGCCATTTACTATCCAGGTAACAAAGTGGAGATATTCACCTCGGGCCAAGCGAAATTTGACTCGCTCATGGCCGACATCGAAAACGCACGGCAATACATACACCTGCAGTACTACATCTTCGACGACGACCGCATAGGCACCCGGATAGGCGAGCTGCTCATGCGCAAGGCGCGCGAAGGGGTCAAGGTGAGGATAATATATGACCACATAGGCTCCATAAAGACCAAAAACAAGTTTTTCAAGCAGCTTCGCGAGGCGGGCGTAATGGTCTATCCGTTTTTCCGCGTGACATTCCCCCACTTCGCCACACGCATAAACTGGCGCAACCACCGCAAGATAGTGATAATCGACGGCACCATAGGCTACATAGGCGGCATGAACATCGCCGACCGTTACATCTACGGCACCGGCGAAGGGCCGTGGCGCGACACACATCTGCGCATAACCGGTCCGGCTGTAGGCGCACTCCAATACTCATTTGCCGTCGACTGGAGCTTCATGGGTCAGCCGCTGCTTGAAGAAACCACCGATACCAACATTCCCGATGCACCGGGATTCACATCGGGCATACAGATGCTCACGAGCGGTCCCACAAGCCATTGGAGCAACATCGCAATGATGTTTCACAAAGCCATAGCGGGAGCGAAGCAGTGTGTCTACATCCAAACGCCCTACTTCCTGCCCACCGAGAGCCTGCTGCGCACATTGCAGACAGTGGCCTTGTCAAAAGTCGATGTGCGGCTCATGATCCCCGCCCGAAGTGACTCATCGATACTCACTTACGCCTCATTCTCCTACATCCAGGAGTGCCTGCGCTCGGGCATAAAGGTCTATCTCTACGAGCCAAGCATGATGCACGCCAAGACGGTGATCGTCGACGACGAGTTTGTGTCGGTAGGCTCCACCAACTTTGACTTCCGAAGCTTTGAATACAACTTCGAGAGCAACGTGTTCATATACTCCCACGCCGTCAACAGCCGCATGCGCGAAATATTTCTGGAGGACCAGAAGAAGTGCATGAGGGTAAGTTCCAACCAGTGGCGCAAACGCCCCGCTACACAAAAAGTCAAGGAGTCGCTCGTAAGGCTGTTAAGCCCCGTACTTTAG
- the rplI gene encoding 50S ribosomal protein L9, translating into MKIILKEDINNLGYKDDVVEVKSGYGRNYLIPQGKAVIATPAALKVLAEDQRQRAHKLAKIKADAEAVAASLEGVALTIGAKTSATGTIFGSVNALQIAEALEKLGHNIDRKLIVLKENVKEVGKYNATIKLHKEVSVEIPFEVVAE; encoded by the coding sequence ATGAAAATTATACTTAAAGAAGACATTAACAACCTTGGATACAAGGACGATGTCGTTGAAGTAAAGAGCGGTTACGGCCGCAACTACCTTATCCCCCAGGGAAAGGCAGTCATCGCAACCCCCGCAGCCCTCAAGGTTCTTGCCGAGGATCAGCGCCAGCGCGCCCACAAGCTCGCCAAGATCAAGGCCGACGCCGAGGCAGTTGCAGCTTCACTTGAAGGAGTAGCCCTCACCATCGGAGCAAAGACAAGCGCAACCGGCACAATATTCGGTTCAGTCAACGCTCTCCAGATCGCCGAGGCTCTAGAGAAGCTCGGTCACAACATCGACCGCAAGCTCATCGTTCTCAAGGAGAATGTAAAGGAAGTTGGCAAATACAACGCTACCATCAAGCTTCACAAGGAAGTTTCAGTTGAGATTCCCTTTGAAGTAGTAGCCGAATAA
- the rpsR gene encoding 30S ribosomal protein S18 — MAQAQSEIRYLTPLSVDVKKKKYCRFKRSGIKYIDYKDPEFLKKFLNEQGKLLPRRITGTSLKFQRRVAQAVKRARHLALLPYVTDLMK, encoded by the coding sequence ATGGCACAAGCTCAATCAGAAATCCGTTATCTCACCCCTCTGTCGGTTGACGTTAAGAAGAAAAAATATTGTCGCTTTAAGAGAAGTGGCATCAAGTATATCGACTACAAGGATCCCGAATTCCTCAAGAAGTTCCTCAACGAGCAAGGAAAGCTCCTTCCCCGTCGCATCACAGGCACTTCGCTCAAGTTTCAGCGTCGCGTGGCTCAGGCCGTAAAGCGCGCCCGTCACTTGGCATTGCTTCCCTATGTAACCGACTTGATGAAATAA
- the rpsF gene encoding 30S ribosomal protein S6, with protein sequence MNHYETVFILTPVLSDAQMKEAVDKFKAVITDNAGAIVNEENWGLRKLAYPIQKKSTGFYTLLEFDANPEVIKKLETQFRRDERVLRFLTFRLDKYAEEYAIKRRSLRAAKNNASQEVKEN encoded by the coding sequence ATGAACCATTACGAAACCGTTTTCATTTTAACTCCCGTTTTGTCTGATGCTCAGATGAAGGAAGCGGTAGACAAGTTCAAGGCAGTCATCACCGACAACGCCGGAGCTATTGTCAACGAAGAGAACTGGGGACTGCGCAAGCTTGCCTATCCCATCCAGAAGAAGTCGACCGGCTTCTACACACTTTTGGAATTTGACGCAAATCCCGAAGTAATCAAGAAGCTCGAAACTCAATTCCGTCGCGACGAGCGCGTTCTGCGTTTCCTCACATTCCGTCTTGACAAGTACGCTGAAGAGTACGCCATCAAGCGTCGCAGCCTGAGAGCAGCAAAAAATAATGCATCACAAGAAGTAAAGGAGAACTAA
- the rpsO gene encoding 30S ribosomal protein S15 — MHLNSEEKVEIFEKYGKGKTDTGSPEAQIALFSVRIAHLTEHLKSNHKDYTTARALKALVGKRRRLLDYLIRKDINRYRAIIAQKELGIRK, encoded by the coding sequence ATGCATTTAAATTCTGAAGAAAAAGTAGAAATCTTTGAGAAATACGGTAAGGGCAAGACTGATACTGGCTCACCTGAAGCTCAGATAGCATTATTCTCGGTTCGTATTGCTCATTTGACTGAACATCTTAAGTCAAATCACAAAGATTATACCACTGCGCGCGCTCTTAAGGCACTTGTAGGTAAGCGTCGTCGTCTTCTCGACTACCTGATCAGAAAGGACATCAACCGCTACCGTGCAATCATCGCCCAGAAGGAGCTTGGTATCCGCAAGTAA
- a CDS encoding DNA-directed RNA polymerase subunit omega, whose product MDYKKSNAPLTTTTRDLIKMSEDTGNIYETVCIIAKRANQIAGEMKHDLEKKLQEFASLNDNLEEISENREQIEISRYYEKLPKPTLIATQEYLEGKIHYRNPAKGKNLD is encoded by the coding sequence ATGGACTACAAGAAATCCAATGCACCCCTCACGACCACGACTCGTGACCTTATTAAGATGTCGGAGGACACCGGTAACATTTACGAAACCGTGTGCATCATCGCCAAACGCGCCAACCAGATTGCCGGCGAGATGAAGCACGACCTTGAAAAGAAGCTGCAGGAGTTTGCATCGCTCAACGACAACCTCGAAGAAATTTCGGAAAACCGTGAGCAAATCGAGATTTCACGCTACTACGAGAAGCTCCCGAAGCCCACACTGATTGCCACTCAGGAGTATCTTGAAGGCAAAATTCATTATCGCAACCCCGCAAAAGGCAAAAATCTCGACTAA
- a CDS encoding outer membrane protein assembly factor BamD — MRKYIYITLSVLMLALTSCGEYQRILKSTNPDEKLDFARRAFEQKRYTQATTVLTDIVTQLKGTKNAEESLYLLALSYYENKDYYNSGLYFHTYYSRYPKGKYAELARFYSGYGYYLDSPEPQLDQSETIKGIEELQAFLDYYPRSDKVPVAQNAIFELQDKLTLKELQNAQLYYNLGNYGGNNYESAVIVARNAIKNYPYSKYKEELEMLILKARYQEASQSIEEKKADRFRDVVDEYYSFINNYPDSENRKEADNIMKIASKYVNE, encoded by the coding sequence ATGCGTAAATACATTTATATAACATTATCCGTTCTAATGCTCGCCCTCACATCATGCGGCGAGTACCAGCGAATATTAAAAAGCACCAATCCCGACGAGAAGCTCGACTTCGCGCGCCGTGCATTCGAGCAGAAGCGTTACACCCAGGCGACAACCGTGCTGACCGACATCGTAACGCAGCTCAAAGGCACCAAAAACGCCGAGGAATCGCTCTATCTACTTGCCCTCAGCTACTACGAGAACAAGGACTACTACAACTCGGGACTCTATTTCCACACCTACTACAGCCGCTACCCCAAAGGCAAATATGCCGAGCTTGCACGCTTCTACTCGGGCTACGGTTACTACCTCGACTCGCCCGAACCTCAGCTCGACCAGAGCGAAACCATAAAAGGCATCGAGGAGCTTCAGGCGTTTCTCGACTACTACCCGCGCAGCGACAAAGTGCCCGTGGCACAAAACGCGATATTCGAGCTTCAGGACAAGCTCACCCTCAAGGAGCTGCAGAATGCACAGCTCTACTACAATCTCGGCAATTACGGCGGCAACAACTACGAGTCGGCCGTGATTGTGGCCCGCAACGCCATAAAGAACTATCCCTACTCCAAGTACAAGGAGGAGCTTGAGATGCTCATACTGAAAGCACGCTATCAGGAAGCGTCACAAAGTATCGAGGAGAAGAAAGCCGACCGATTCCGCGATGTAGTCGATGAATACTACTCGTTCATCAACAACTATCCCGACTCGGAAAACCGCAAGGAGGCCGACAATATAATGAAGATTGCCAGCAAATACGTAAACGAATAA